The following proteins are encoded in a genomic region of Pyrinomonadaceae bacterium:
- a CDS encoding cell division protein ZapA: protein MSPEAIGLDRNNDAASSPTIKVEIYDQAYTVRSDGDPEYLKQLAEYVDERMREISSGTLTVDSRKVAILAALYIADELHRLQKIHDQADEQLATRSAECSEMLDRLLKAPRALDRAVAS from the coding sequence ATGAGTCCTGAAGCCATCGGATTAGATCGAAACAACGACGCCGCGTCATCTCCGACGATTAAGGTCGAGATTTACGATCAAGCCTATACCGTCCGCTCTGACGGCGACCCCGAATACTTAAAGCAACTCGCTGAATATGTTGACGAGCGGATGCGCGAGATATCTTCCGGCACCCTGACTGTTGATTCCCGCAAAGTTGCGATTCTGGCAGCGCTTTATATTGCCGACGAATTACATCGACTCCAGAAGATTCACGACCAGGCCGATGAGCAGCTTGCGACCCGCAGCGCGGAATGCTCAGAGATGCTCGACCGTCTGCTCAAGGCGCCCCGGGCGCTGGATCGCGCCGTGGCGAGCTAA
- a CDS encoding M23 family metallopeptidase, translating to MKHLITAIFAVLLVFVALSSAQTQTSTVVKMNSLQIDAHARPAIGQFVAADDDLQHLVYELFIVNWQKEDLRFASIDVEDAATGKLLAQYDTKALEDPNRIGTVPFNSELKGPPNRLLLAGRTAVITIHVRLPLGASVPAAVRHRIKFESDPNLRLILDDGSESSELFAVSEPMPIDRRPPVVIGPPLRGGPWFCANALFDPFAPHDAQIPYARTARILVVSRFGCDFAKIAKVNGEITAWRPQTPVEINLSAFYSYGAEVIAVADGLVMETKDGIPENIPRTDRKTNMPVPLTEATVNGNMIALQIGKGQYAFYVHLQPGSIRVKEGDRVRKGQLLAKLGNSGNTDGPHLHFHVGRGPRISEDEFLPYVFRSYWLDGRGGDFPAKRKLFEFKMPTRNSIITFPDR from the coding sequence GTGAAGCATTTAATCACAGCAATCTTTGCGGTGCTTCTGGTGTTTGTCGCCTTATCCAGCGCGCAGACGCAAACGAGCACCGTAGTAAAAATGAATTCCCTTCAGATCGATGCCCACGCCCGGCCCGCCATCGGCCAGTTCGTGGCAGCAGACGACGATCTCCAACATCTCGTCTATGAGCTTTTCATCGTCAACTGGCAAAAGGAGGATCTTCGGTTCGCGTCGATCGACGTCGAGGACGCTGCCACGGGGAAGCTATTAGCACAGTACGATACTAAGGCGCTCGAGGACCCGAACAGGATTGGCACCGTCCCGTTTAATAGTGAATTAAAGGGCCCACCAAATCGTCTACTGCTGGCCGGCCGGACAGCGGTCATCACGATTCACGTAAGACTGCCGTTGGGAGCGAGCGTGCCTGCCGCAGTACGGCACCGGATCAAGTTCGAATCCGATCCCAATCTCCGGTTGATCCTCGACGACGGTTCCGAGTCATCGGAGCTCTTCGCCGTCTCCGAACCAATGCCAATCGATCGACGCCCTCCGGTCGTCATCGGACCTCCGCTCCGCGGCGGACCCTGGTTCTGCGCCAATGCCTTGTTCGATCCCTTCGCCCCACACGACGCGCAGATACCTTACGCCAGGACCGCCCGAATCCTTGTGGTGTCGCGCTTCGGCTGCGACTTTGCAAAGATCGCAAAGGTCAACGGAGAGATCACGGCTTGGCGACCCCAGACTCCGGTTGAAATTAACTTGTCGGCGTTCTACAGCTATGGCGCCGAGGTAATAGCCGTCGCGGACGGACTCGTGATGGAAACAAAGGACGGGATCCCTGAGAACATCCCTCGAACCGACAGAAAAACGAACATGCCGGTTCCCCTGACCGAGGCGACCGTCAACGGCAACATGATCGCTCTTCAGATCGGCAAGGGGCAATATGCTTTCTATGTGCATCTCCAGCCTGGATCGATCCGCGTCAAGGAAGGCGACCGCGTCCGCAAGGGTCAGCTGCTCGCTAAGCTGGGAAATTCGGGGAACACGGACGGACCCCATCTGCACTTCCATGTAGGCCGGGGCCCGCGAATCAGCGAGGACGAGTTCCTGCCTTATGTTTTTAGGAGTTACTGGCTGGACGGACGCGGCGGGGACTTTCCCGCGAAACGCAAACTGTTCGAGTTTAAGATGCCGACGAGGAATTCGATCATTACCTTTCCGGACCGGTGA
- a CDS encoding zf-HC2 domain-containing protein, whose product MKCEACLGMMDDLIEGDLDDRLAREVSAHIAICGPCSQLYANLRHEQELYEKYLLDVEPTPALWANLQLEMDKEKIISASQPQRRLQGWLANALGGLRVTPQLAAALVLITIAFVIGIMVWRTTTENSRSQDQNPGVVGVQPSPEVNREGTPRDSDNTDRPSSTDDKDRTIPLSSTRSGNRRRGTQVSAAGSASRHVEPSPAGPTVDQVARRAEQEYLSAIKILSRDIKRRQAVISPALLSQLERALTEVDRNIAATRRVAREQPRDPFAVQYLASAYEKKVELLREVTSW is encoded by the coding sequence ATGAAATGTGAAGCTTGTTTGGGAATGATGGACGACCTGATTGAGGGCGATCTTGATGACCGCCTCGCCCGCGAGGTAAGTGCCCATATTGCGATATGCGGGCCGTGCTCTCAGCTTTATGCGAACTTGCGACATGAACAGGAACTTTACGAGAAATATCTGCTGGATGTTGAGCCGACGCCGGCTTTATGGGCGAACTTACAGTTGGAGATGGACAAGGAGAAAATCATCAGCGCCTCCCAACCGCAACGCCGACTTCAAGGTTGGCTTGCGAATGCTCTTGGAGGCCTGCGTGTCACACCTCAGCTGGCTGCCGCACTGGTCCTTATCACAATCGCATTCGTCATCGGAATAATGGTGTGGCGAACAACCACCGAAAACTCCAGGTCCCAGGATCAAAATCCGGGAGTCGTTGGCGTGCAACCTTCGCCTGAGGTAAACCGCGAGGGCACGCCCCGCGACTCGGATAATACTGATCGCCCAAGCTCCACTGATGATAAAGATCGAACGATTCCGCTTTCTTCAACTAGAAGCGGTAACAGAAGACGCGGGACACAGGTTAGCGCAGCCGGAAGTGCAAGTAGACATGTTGAACCATCACCTGCCGGGCCTACGGTTGATCAGGTGGCACGAAGAGCCGAACAGGAATACTTGTCCGCGATTAAGATTCTGTCGCGCGATATTAAGCGTCGCCAGGCCGTCATTTCTCCCGCGTTGCTTTCGCAGCTTGAAAGAGCGCTCACAGAAGTTGACCGCAACATAGCTGCTACGCGAAGGGTCGCGCGCGAGCAACCACGAGATCCTTTTGCCGTCCAGTATCTGGCCTCGGCGTATGAGAAAAAAGTAGAGCTGCTCAGAGAAGTGACAAGCTGGTAG
- the pheT gene encoding phenylalanine--tRNA ligase subunit beta, producing the protein MFISYQWLRELTGTKLDPEEIRERLTNVGLAVDAVEQRGDDFALDVEVPSNRGDCLSHVGIARELAASEKSKLQSPKSEVPNTSGKTADETSVTIEDPDLCPRYAARIIRGAKIGPSPDWLAKKLEAIGQRPINNVADITNYVLHELGQPLHAFDLAKLDEQRIVVRRARRGEKIKTLDGVERALEEQMLVIADASRPVAVAGVMGGEESEISSATTDILIESAYFNPQSVRRTARLLGLNTEASHRFERSTDPEGVLRAQERCVALICEIAGGTATEDAVDTYPNPIKSREVILRPSRVEAITSLRVETEEVQRVLAALGFEQGAQDGAALRFTVPSWRHDVSIEEDLVEEVARHAGYAKIQEALPPANSAGEYHSTESRKRALRRALAACSYDEAISFSFVEQTNHFELIPAFETSEAVVLTNPIIEEASRMRQTLLPGLLKAVQHNINHGTRNVSLLELGRIFASMQKEELPEEREAFALVATGGLTLAGRAQPERDLDFYDIKGALESAVEAMNLPPLQFEAAEIKHLRRGQSAAISVSGHRVGSIGRLSEAAAGQYKFRQPVFVAELDLTALLDASELPVLYSPLPRFPSIVRDVSLLVDRKTTRATLMHAIAGHEPAHFVRSEFVGTYEGEGIPDDKRSVTFRLEYRADDRTLRDDEVDEIHWRVVEALKHQFAAEVR; encoded by the coding sequence ATGTTCATTTCCTATCAATGGCTCCGCGAGCTGACCGGCACGAAGCTTGACCCTGAAGAGATTCGGGAGAGGCTGACAAATGTTGGTCTGGCCGTTGATGCGGTTGAGCAACGCGGCGACGACTTCGCGCTGGACGTAGAAGTACCATCGAATCGCGGCGATTGCCTGTCGCACGTGGGCATCGCGCGCGAGCTGGCGGCTAGTGAGAAGTCCAAGCTCCAAAGTCCAAAGTCTGAAGTCCCAAATACCAGTGGTAAGACTGCTGACGAAACTTCGGTAACCATCGAAGACCCGGATCTCTGCCCGCGATATGCCGCCCGAATCATTCGGGGCGCGAAGATCGGACCGTCGCCCGACTGGCTCGCTAAAAAGCTTGAAGCCATCGGACAGCGACCGATAAACAACGTCGCGGACATTACGAATTACGTCCTGCACGAGCTGGGACAGCCGCTGCATGCGTTCGATCTCGCGAAGTTGGACGAGCAGCGAATCGTTGTTCGCCGTGCGCGGCGCGGCGAGAAGATCAAAACACTGGACGGCGTCGAACGAGCTCTTGAGGAGCAGATGCTGGTAATCGCCGACGCGTCACGACCCGTTGCCGTCGCCGGTGTCATGGGTGGCGAAGAATCAGAAATTTCAAGCGCGACTACGGACATCCTGATTGAGAGTGCCTACTTCAATCCTCAATCTGTTCGCCGGACCGCGAGATTGCTGGGCCTGAATACCGAAGCGTCGCACCGGTTTGAGCGCAGCACGGATCCCGAAGGCGTCCTTCGCGCTCAGGAGCGCTGTGTCGCGCTGATTTGTGAAATCGCCGGTGGTACCGCGACCGAAGACGCGGTTGACACTTATCCGAATCCAATCAAGAGCAGAGAAGTAATTTTGCGGCCGTCACGCGTGGAAGCAATCACCAGTCTGAGAGTTGAAACCGAAGAGGTGCAGCGCGTGCTGGCCGCACTCGGCTTCGAGCAAGGTGCACAGGATGGGGCAGCGCTGAGATTCACTGTGCCATCCTGGCGGCACGATGTGTCGATCGAAGAGGACCTCGTCGAAGAAGTTGCGCGACATGCAGGCTACGCAAAGATTCAGGAAGCTCTTCCGCCGGCGAATAGCGCGGGCGAGTATCATTCGACTGAGTCACGCAAGCGCGCCTTGCGCAGAGCCTTGGCGGCGTGCAGCTATGACGAAGCGATCAGTTTCAGCTTTGTTGAGCAAACAAACCACTTCGAACTCATTCCGGCGTTCGAAACATCCGAGGCCGTCGTTCTGACGAATCCGATTATTGAAGAGGCCTCGCGGATGCGGCAGACCCTTTTGCCGGGTCTGTTGAAGGCGGTGCAGCACAATATTAACCACGGCACGCGCAATGTTAGTCTCTTGGAACTCGGTCGCATATTCGCATCCATGCAAAAAGAAGAATTGCCGGAAGAGCGCGAAGCTTTTGCGCTGGTCGCGACCGGTGGGTTGACGTTGGCCGGGCGTGCCCAGCCTGAGCGCGACTTGGATTTTTATGACATCAAAGGCGCGCTCGAATCAGCGGTAGAAGCCATGAATCTTCCGCCACTCCAGTTCGAGGCAGCGGAAATCAAACATCTTAGACGCGGTCAGTCAGCGGCAATCAGCGTCAGCGGCCACCGCGTCGGATCAATCGGACGGCTGTCGGAAGCGGCGGCGGGACAGTACAAGTTTCGCCAGCCCGTGTTCGTCGCCGAGCTTGATCTAACGGCGTTGCTCGATGCGAGCGAATTGCCCGTGCTCTATTCGCCGCTGCCACGCTTTCCCTCGATCGTTCGCGACGTGTCGCTGTTGGTTGATCGCAAGACTACGCGCGCGACGCTCATGCATGCTATTGCCGGCCATGAGCCGGCGCACTTTGTCAGGTCCGAATTCGTCGGCACGTACGAAGGCGAGGGCATTCCTGACGATAAACGCTCAGTAACTTTCCGGCTGGAGTATCGCGCTGACGACCGTACTCTGCGTGATGACGAAGTTGATGAGATTCACTGGCGCGTCGTCGAGGCGCTCAAACATCAGTTCGCTGCTGAAGTTCGCTAG
- a CDS encoding serine hydrolase domain-containing protein, with protein sequence MSHRLCALAIVLIFLLHTAWPAQQPRVALDKNDPELRAILAEIEADAEKARVKAKIPGMSIVIVYDQEVLLAKGFGYADLEKKIPADPQTVYRTGSVTKAFTAMMLMQLRDAGKLHLDDPIEKYLPEFKIKSRFPDARPATFRQVAAHYSGLPREPPMLHEYQATDEFPSVEDQLKSLENTEMMLPAMTMYSYSNLGYNIIGLALSRVAKQPYDQYVATHILKPLGMNHSGFALTEQMKKRFAVGYKPAGPDGTHERSSYPKHGVASGMLYSNVDDLANFLSLFFRLGPRGGKQVLGSSSLLEMLIPVAVSTDLSRDEKGRPTWLWLAGSTVGFSVNPFSGEQINYKDGGTAGYSSIVYINHPRKVGMALLTNTQTEPFWLGYPLLKKLTTVVEKSLERSQAKALEEALPKWQKYTGRYIITDPNAIALITFSEFDVRIVNQKLVITIPEVRPGSRVWMKEVPLESFGDNDFKIAGGSVGNKFITFESGKDGSMVLKWRTYAFKRQP encoded by the coding sequence ATGTCACATCGTCTTTGCGCGCTAGCTATCGTTCTCATTTTTTTGCTTCACACGGCCTGGCCTGCGCAACAGCCTCGCGTGGCCCTGGATAAGAATGATCCTGAGCTACGCGCCATTCTCGCCGAGATTGAGGCCGATGCTGAAAAGGCCCGGGTGAAAGCAAAAATCCCCGGCATGTCCATTGTGATCGTCTACGATCAGGAAGTTCTGCTCGCTAAAGGCTTTGGTTACGCTGATCTCGAGAAAAAGATTCCCGCTGATCCACAAACGGTCTACCGCACAGGCTCGGTGACGAAGGCATTTACGGCAATGATGCTGATGCAACTGCGGGACGCCGGCAAATTGCACCTCGACGACCCGATTGAGAAGTACCTTCCGGAGTTCAAAATCAAATCGCGTTTCCCTGACGCCCGGCCGGCAACGTTCCGTCAGGTTGCCGCGCATTATTCGGGACTGCCAAGGGAACCTCCCATGCTTCACGAGTATCAGGCCACGGACGAGTTTCCTTCAGTTGAAGATCAGCTGAAGAGTCTCGAGAATACCGAAATGATGTTGCCCGCCATGACCATGTATTCGTACTCAAACCTCGGGTACAACATTATCGGTCTGGCCCTGTCTCGAGTTGCTAAACAACCCTACGACCAGTACGTCGCGACTCATATCCTCAAACCTCTCGGAATGAATCACAGCGGCTTCGCGTTAACTGAGCAAATGAAGAAACGTTTTGCCGTCGGCTATAAGCCCGCTGGACCGGATGGGACCCATGAAAGATCGTCCTACCCGAAACATGGCGTCGCCTCCGGGATGCTCTATTCGAACGTGGATGACCTGGCAAATTTTTTGTCTTTGTTTTTCCGTCTAGGCCCGAGGGGTGGCAAGCAAGTGCTGGGCAGCAGTTCGCTGCTGGAGATGCTGATTCCAGTGGCCGTAAGCACAGATCTAAGCAGGGATGAAAAAGGAAGGCCTACGTGGCTGTGGCTGGCAGGTTCCACTGTCGGCTTTTCGGTTAATCCATTCAGCGGGGAGCAGATTAATTACAAGGATGGCGGCACCGCTGGCTACTCATCGATCGTGTATATCAACCACCCGCGCAAGGTGGGGATGGCCCTTTTGACGAACACCCAAACTGAGCCTTTCTGGTTGGGATACCCTCTCCTCAAGAAATTAACAACGGTAGTCGAGAAATCTCTTGAGCGGAGCCAGGCCAAAGCTCTCGAGGAGGCCCTGCCGAAGTGGCAGAAATACACTGGGCGATACATTATCACCGACCCGAACGCCATCGCCCTGATAACCTTCAGCGAATTCGACGTTCGCATCGTGAATCAAAAGTTAGTGATCACAATACCCGAAGTACGGCCCGGTTCAAGAGTCTGGATGAAAGAGGTTCCCCTTGAGTCCTTTGGAGATAACGACTTTAAAATTGCTGGAGGAAGTGTCGGAAATAAATTCATTACTTTCGAGTCGGGCAAGGACGGCAGTATGGTCTTGAAGTGGCGAACCTACGCCTTCAAGCGACAGCCTTAG
- a CDS encoding DUF4097 family beta strand repeat-containing protein: MKNLAIKKACAVLSVLLGASSVWATVAQERDEINRSFTLPAKAHVDVAAISGSVDIKAVDADSAIVQMERTARSRAELDCNKIVVEQASGNLTVRSENVGGPGCQNIQVVHRLVLSLPRRVDVSVHGVSGPIDIGEIDGTLRISGNSGDINLARVGNGARITGNSGTINVAELGSGARITGNSGTATIKIRHLDTEGLELSGNSGTLKLYVGGELSIDVKVSGHSGPVSSELPNVEFTKSGASDYYARVGSGGPTINAHGNSGSILLIRYP, translated from the coding sequence ATGAAAAACCTAGCAATCAAAAAAGCGTGTGCGGTGTTGTCGGTTCTTCTTGGCGCATCATCGGTTTGGGCGACCGTCGCTCAAGAGCGCGATGAAATCAATAGAAGCTTTACTCTCCCGGCTAAAGCGCATGTTGACGTGGCTGCGATTAGCGGCAGCGTTGACATCAAGGCTGTTGATGCCGATTCGGCAATCGTCCAGATGGAGCGAACCGCGCGCAGCCGCGCTGAACTGGATTGCAACAAAATCGTTGTGGAGCAGGCATCGGGTAATTTGACGGTCCGGAGTGAAAACGTGGGTGGTCCAGGCTGCCAGAATATACAGGTCGTTCATCGGTTGGTGTTGAGTCTCCCGCGGCGTGTCGATGTTAGCGTCCACGGCGTCAGCGGCCCAATCGACATCGGAGAGATTGACGGCACGCTGCGTATCAGCGGCAATAGCGGGGACATCAATCTCGCGCGTGTCGGTAATGGTGCACGTATCACGGGTAATAGTGGGACCATCAACGTCGCCGAACTCGGTAGTGGTGCTCGTATCACGGGCAATAGTGGGACGGCAACCATTAAGATCCGGCACCTCGATACAGAAGGACTGGAGTTGAGTGGTAATAGCGGCACTCTCAAGCTATACGTCGGCGGTGAATTAAGTATCGATGTGAAAGTAAGCGGACACAGCGGCCCGGTTTCAAGTGAGCTGCCGAATGTGGAATTTACCAAGTCAGGAGCCTCCGATTACTATGCGCGCGTCGGATCTGGCGGGCCGACGATTAATGCCCACGGTAATTCCGGTAGCATCTTGCTTATCCGTTATCCCTAA
- a CDS encoding TIGR00282 family metallophosphoesterase → MKLLLIGDVVGKPGRAALLDRLQDLQEQHQIDFTVMNAENVAGGFSITPAIADLLFNAGIDVMTSGNHIFDKHEVIDYIKKQPRLLRPANYPPITPGEGMWVGDVKGTRVAVINLLGRVFMAPSDDPFRIGMELIDSLDPKVKVRIVDVHAEATSEKAAMGWFLDGKVSVVYGTHTHVQTADERILHEGTAFITDLGMTGSYGGVIGMKKGDIINRFRSPIHRKPDHSKSEVRICGVVVDVDEETGQARSIERINLSHES, encoded by the coding sequence ATGAAGCTTCTGCTCATTGGCGATGTTGTGGGTAAGCCGGGACGCGCGGCGCTGCTCGATCGTTTGCAGGACCTGCAAGAGCAACATCAGATCGATTTCACCGTCATGAATGCCGAGAACGTCGCGGGAGGTTTCTCGATCACGCCGGCGATTGCCGATCTTCTTTTCAATGCCGGCATTGATGTAATGACGTCCGGCAATCATATCTTCGACAAGCACGAGGTGATCGACTACATCAAGAAGCAGCCGCGGCTTTTGCGGCCGGCGAACTATCCGCCCATTACGCCGGGAGAAGGCATGTGGGTGGGCGACGTAAAGGGGACACGCGTCGCGGTTATCAATTTGCTGGGACGCGTTTTCATGGCCCCTTCCGACGATCCGTTTCGCATCGGAATGGAGTTGATTGATTCGCTCGACCCCAAGGTGAAGGTACGAATCGTTGACGTACACGCTGAGGCGACGTCGGAGAAGGCTGCAATGGGCTGGTTCCTGGACGGCAAAGTTTCGGTCGTCTATGGCACGCACACGCACGTGCAAACCGCCGACGAACGTATTCTGCATGAAGGCACGGCTTTCATTACTGATTTGGGAATGACGGGCAGCTATGGCGGCGTAATTGGCATGAAGAAGGGCGACATCATCAATCGTTTCCGATCACCGATTCATCGCAAGCCTGATCACTCGAAAAGTGAAGTCCGGATCTGCGGCGTCGTGGTCGATGTGGATGAAGAGACCGGACAGGCGCGGTCGATTGAACGGATTAATTTGAGCCACGAGTCGTGA
- a CDS encoding RNA polymerase sigma factor, producing MERVRPDDEAFRLIFAQHHRFVFRFLYGMVGERGLAEDLTQETFMRAYRNMNTMRGESKVSTWLCGIAKNVALNTLRGRNREFSTIEINDQPVANLGEGGGPAPDDYLLNKELRNVIHDALARLDSDKRMVFTLKLLQQRSYDEIAEITGFSIPKLKTDLHRAKAEMRQLIRPYLEVRDEM from the coding sequence ATGGAGCGCGTTCGCCCTGATGACGAGGCCTTTCGTTTGATCTTCGCGCAACATCATAGGTTTGTTTTCAGATTCCTTTACGGAATGGTCGGCGAACGCGGTCTGGCAGAGGATTTGACACAAGAGACATTCATGCGCGCTTACCGAAATATGAACACCATGCGGGGCGAATCGAAGGTCTCGACCTGGCTTTGCGGGATTGCGAAAAACGTAGCTCTCAATACGCTTCGCGGGCGCAACCGAGAGTTCTCCACCATCGAGATAAATGACCAGCCAGTAGCGAATTTAGGTGAGGGTGGCGGACCCGCTCCTGATGATTATTTGCTTAACAAGGAACTCAGAAATGTCATTCACGATGCGCTGGCGAGATTGGACAGCGATAAGCGAATGGTCTTTACTCTCAAGCTCCTGCAGCAGAGAAGCTATGACGAGATCGCAGAAATTACAGGGTTTTCAATCCCAAAGCTCAAGACGGATCTCCACCGCGCCAAAGCCGAGATGCGCCAGTTGATTCGCCCATATTTGGAGGTGCGCGATGAAATGTGA
- a CDS encoding DUF4097 family beta strand repeat-containing protein, with product MFVRLKPVLIALAVIGFAMATTRGVAKEYPSAIEQERRVEQGSRIVVRSEFGDIRIEGSDRNTVEAVATDLNSSQPIKVIITEASSANKKVFTVSPIESGRSVSQKVNTLLEVKVPHDVELAPIYLRRGTITVNNLDGGVNLRTDDGNINVQRAGSLGGGFVEATAGSGNVNLSNINGDVRIVAISSGINVQCVKGDVAARVSSGQIAVSNIDGDVELNVSSGSASFTGPIHPERRYRLKTLSGNVSMDIPDTVGFTAVLSAYSGRIEKDFQLSNDSQTPPSKSNQRIIGKYGDGSGRIELDSFSGHVHLRKIVASSVKDCQR from the coding sequence ATGTTTGTAAGACTTAAGCCGGTATTAATAGCGCTCGCGGTGATCGGTTTCGCCATGGCGACTACCCGCGGAGTCGCCAAAGAGTATCCGAGTGCCATCGAGCAGGAACGCAGAGTCGAACAAGGAAGTCGGATTGTGGTCCGCAGTGAGTTCGGAGACATCCGCATTGAGGGATCAGATCGCAATACCGTCGAGGCCGTGGCAACCGATCTTAACAGTTCCCAGCCGATTAAAGTGATTATCACCGAAGCCTCGTCCGCAAATAAAAAAGTCTTCACCGTTAGTCCCATCGAAAGTGGGCGTAGTGTTAGTCAGAAGGTGAATACCTTACTAGAAGTAAAGGTTCCCCACGATGTTGAGTTGGCACCTATTTACCTTCGCAGGGGCACCATTACTGTTAACAACCTCGACGGTGGCGTGAATCTAAGAACCGACGACGGCAACATAAATGTTCAGAGGGCGGGGTCTCTCGGGGGCGGATTTGTCGAGGCCACGGCCGGGAGCGGAAATGTTAATTTGTCGAATATCAACGGCGATGTTCGCATTGTCGCAATCAGCAGCGGCATAAATGTTCAATGCGTCAAGGGTGATGTTGCGGCGCGAGTCTCGAGTGGTCAAATTGCAGTTTCGAACATCGACGGAGATGTCGAACTTAACGTTTCCTCGGGTAGCGCTTCGTTCACAGGGCCGATTCATCCCGAACGCCGCTATCGGCTGAAGACACTGTCAGGGAATGTATCCATGGATATTCCTGACACAGTTGGTTTTACCGCGGTGCTGTCGGCGTACAGTGGTCGAATAGAGAAAGACTTTCAACTTTCGAACGACTCACAAACACCGCCGAGCAAAAGTAATCAACGCATTATTGGTAAGTACGGAGACGGCAGCGGGCGGATCGAGCTTGATTCGTTTAGTGGACACGTACATCTGCGCAAAATCGTGGCGAGCAGTGTCAAAGACTGCCAGCGATGA
- a CDS encoding M23 family metallopeptidase: MKKLATAIVAMFAALTIARAQADIVEKVTSLRVDADVRPAIGQFVPGDDDVQHLAYELLITNWQKQDLRFASVEIEDAATGKRLVKFDSKSLEDPIRINTVPFSGGIGPDNRVLRSGRTAVMAIDVKLPLGARLPAAIRHRFEFESNPNLQMLLDDGSESSELFAFTKPMPIDRRPPLVIGPPVRGGPWRCGNGFSGGGWNAHDSMYTFGKKARIHLPQRFGCDFRLVDQAGEVLRATGTTDLVNSQFYGQGADVIAVADGLVVDTLDGVPENVPRVDGKVIPPVPLTEKTWAGNIVALEIGKGQYAFYAHLVPGSIRVKKGDRVRKGQVLGKVGNSGNSVGPHLHFQVSRGPELNGHDFLPHIYSGYVLGGYERDRKLDLAKRTRFEFKRRRMRFRVPMDGAFMTFPR; the protein is encoded by the coding sequence ATGAAGAAATTAGCTACGGCAATCGTGGCGATGTTTGCCGCTCTCACGATCGCGCGAGCGCAAGCCGACATCGTTGAAAAGGTAACGTCGCTTCGGGTCGATGCCGACGTCCGGCCCGCCATCGGTCAGTTCGTACCTGGCGACGACGATGTCCAACATCTTGCCTATGAGCTCCTCATCACCAATTGGCAAAAACAGGATCTTCGCTTCGCGTCAGTTGAAATCGAGGATGCCGCGACGGGGAAACGACTGGTGAAGTTCGATAGCAAGTCGCTCGAAGACCCGATCAGGATTAATACTGTCCCGTTTTCCGGAGGGATCGGCCCCGACAACCGCGTACTTCGGTCCGGTCGGACAGCGGTAATGGCCATCGACGTGAAGCTTCCGTTGGGTGCGAGGTTGCCTGCTGCAATACGACACCGCTTCGAGTTCGAATCCAATCCCAATCTCCAAATGCTCCTCGACGACGGTTCGGAGTCATCCGAACTCTTCGCCTTTACCAAACCGATGCCGATCGATCGCCGGCCGCCGCTGGTCATCGGGCCTCCGGTTCGCGGCGGGCCTTGGCGCTGCGGAAACGGTTTCAGCGGCGGCGGCTGGAACGCCCATGACTCTATGTACACGTTCGGCAAGAAAGCGCGTATCCACCTTCCGCAACGCTTCGGCTGCGACTTCCGCCTCGTGGACCAGGCCGGTGAAGTTTTGCGAGCGACCGGGACGACGGATCTCGTCAACTCGCAGTTCTACGGCCAGGGTGCAGATGTGATCGCCGTCGCAGACGGACTCGTGGTTGATACGTTGGACGGGGTTCCCGAAAACGTTCCACGGGTTGACGGCAAGGTCATCCCGCCGGTTCCGTTGACTGAAAAAACCTGGGCGGGCAACATCGTTGCTCTTGAGATCGGCAAGGGGCAATATGCCTTTTATGCGCACCTCGTGCCTGGATCGATTCGGGTCAAGAAAGGGGATCGCGTTCGCAAGGGCCAGGTGCTGGGAAAGGTGGGCAATTCAGGCAACTCGGTGGGACCCCACCTCCATTTCCAGGTCAGCCGCGGGCCGGAACTGAACGGCCATGACTTCCTGCCCCATATTTACTCCGGCTACGTGCTGGGCGGTTATGAGCGTGATCGCAAGCTGGATCTGGCAAAGCGCACGCGGTTCGAATTCAAGCGCAGGCGGATGAGGTTTAGGGTGCCGATGGACGGGGCATTCATGACCTTTCCCCGGTGA